A genomic region of Ficedula albicollis isolate OC2 chromosome 12, FicAlb1.5, whole genome shotgun sequence contains the following coding sequences:
- the RAB43 gene encoding ras-related protein Rab-43, with the protein MPGAAALGAGPDPEESYDFLFKLVLIGDASVGKTCLVQRFKTGAFSERQGSTIGVDFTMKSLEIQGKRVKLQIWDTAGQERFRTITQSYYRSANGAILAYDISKRGSFLSIPRWIEDVRKYAGSNIVQLLIGNKSDLSDLREVQLAEAQSLAERYDNIICAIETSAKDSSNVEEAFVKMATELMMRHGGPMFSEKSTDSIKLDSKDVGESWGCGC; encoded by the exons ATGCCCGGAGCGGCCGCGCTGGGCGCCGGCCCCGACCCCGAGGAGAGCTACGATTTCCTCTTCAAGCTGGTGCTGATCGGCGACGCCAGCGTGGGCAAGACCTGCCTGGTGCAGCGCTTCAAGACCGGGGCCTTCTCCGAGCGCCAGGGCAGCACCATCGGCGTGGACTTCACCATGAAGAGCCTGGAGATCCAGGGCAAGCGGGTGAAG ctgcagaTCTGGGACACGGCAGGCCAGGAGAGGTTCAGGACCATCACGCAGAGTTATTACCGCAGCGCCAACGGGGCCATCCTGGCCTATGACATCAGCAAGAGGGGCTCCTTCCTGTCCATCCCTCGCTGGATCGAGGATGTCAGGAAGTATGCTGGCTCCAACATCGTGCAGTTACTCATTG gaaacaAGTCTGACCTAAGTGACCTTAGAGAGGTTCAGCTGGCAGAAGCTCAGAGCCTGGCTGAACGCTATGACAACATCATCTGTGCCATAGAGACCTCTGCAAAGGACTCCAGCAACGTGGAGGAGGCTTTTGTGAAGATGGCCACAGAGCTGATGATGAGGCATGGAGGGCCCATGTTCAGTGAGAAGAGCACTGACAGCATCAAGCTGGACAGCAAAGATGTTGGGGAAAGCTGGGGGTGTGGTTGCTGA